One Owenweeksia hongkongensis DSM 17368 genomic region harbors:
- a CDS encoding porin family protein — protein MTEKEIEKLFKSKLDNREFAFNPANWEAMEAILDSTPKPAGAFYWRSVMAVLLFGVAVWSLITFAPVAAESNVVNNSEVTAPLEEVDQAQEANTALKETQLEENLAENELQKGKPEKAVAPTSAGVAERNTVINQEVQPAPTEVATAEDSYVDEVVADEFSLVDPVSTIPLSKKGFVFNNELPQALVEITSGNNFTPEAFKKFDSKSSFYLEVSPVFSGSYNANNVGVGWHAGLGWERAIGEKFQFIIGLGYTVQNGVGIENNSDSVFYNFGKELVETQEINRRLDYVELPVSISYKLNQRNMVELGMYTGYLVNVSRDVDKEISKFKTETQYESTKENGYQKEFKRMDYGLSLGYRYRLTPALSVGLHYNLGLVDITKNTQGDYLQRHTNQNTRVVFRYRFL, from the coding sequence ATGACGGAGAAGGAGATTGAAAAACTATTTAAGAGTAAGCTCGATAATCGTGAGTTTGCGTTTAATCCTGCCAATTGGGAGGCTATGGAGGCAATTCTCGATAGCACACCTAAGCCTGCTGGAGCCTTTTATTGGCGCTCGGTTATGGCAGTATTATTATTTGGTGTGGCTGTATGGAGCCTTATCACATTTGCTCCAGTTGCAGCTGAAAGTAATGTGGTAAACAATAGCGAGGTTACGGCTCCACTAGAAGAAGTGGATCAGGCTCAAGAGGCAAATACCGCCCTTAAGGAAACCCAACTGGAAGAAAATTTAGCAGAAAACGAACTGCAGAAAGGAAAACCGGAGAAAGCTGTGGCGCCCACGTCTGCTGGAGTTGCTGAGCGAAACACGGTTATCAATCAAGAGGTGCAGCCAGCACCAACTGAAGTAGCTACTGCTGAAGATTCTTATGTAGATGAAGTTGTTGCTGATGAGTTTTCTTTGGTTGACCCTGTTTCTACAATTCCTCTTTCTAAAAAAGGTTTTGTCTTTAATAATGAGCTTCCACAGGCTTTAGTGGAGATTACCTCAGGAAACAACTTTACTCCAGAGGCTTTCAAAAAGTTCGATTCAAAGAGTTCATTTTATCTGGAAGTATCACCTGTATTCTCTGGCTCATATAATGCAAATAACGTTGGAGTAGGCTGGCATGCTGGCCTTGGTTGGGAAAGAGCGATTGGCGAGAAGTTTCAGTTTATTATTGGACTCGGCTATACAGTACAAAACGGTGTAGGTATTGAGAATAATAGTGACAGTGTGTTCTACAATTTTGGTAAAGAATTAGTGGAAACACAAGAAATAAACAGGCGACTGGATTATGTGGAGCTTCCTGTAAGCATTAGCTACAAGCTTAATCAAAGAAATATGGTAGAGCTTGGAATGTATACTGGGTATTTGGTAAACGTTTCCCGTGATGTGGATAAGGAAATTTCAAAGTTTAAAACTGAAACACAATACGAGTCAACCAAAGAAAATGGCTACCAAAAGGAGTTTAAGCGAATGGATTACGGTTTGTCATTAGGGTATAGGTATAGACTTACTCCCGCATTAAGTGTGGGTTTACATTACAATCTTGGCTTAGTGGACATCACTAAAAACACGCAAGGAGATTACCTACAAAGGCACACCAACCAGAATACCAGAGTAGTATTTCGATACAGATTTTTATGA
- a CDS encoding acetyl-CoA carboxylase biotin carboxyl carrier protein subunit yields MQIINIGEQQYQVEPVKEKPQTGTVNGESYDLDLAKDGDGFHILRNSKSYRVDVVKADYAAKTFTIRVNDSMYELSAKDRFDLLLEELGMADLASSKANDLKAPMPGMVLDIIVSAGDTVTKGDKLVVLEAMKMENVLKAEGDAVVKAIHAEKGKAVEKNQILVEFES; encoded by the coding sequence ATGCAGATAATAAACATTGGAGAACAGCAGTATCAGGTAGAGCCAGTAAAGGAAAAACCACAAACAGGCACCGTAAATGGAGAATCGTATGACTTGGATTTAGCCAAAGATGGAGACGGTTTTCACATTTTACGCAACAGCAAAAGCTACCGTGTGGATGTAGTAAAGGCCGACTATGCTGCCAAAACCTTTACCATAAGGGTAAATGACTCTATGTATGAGCTTAGCGCAAAAGACCGTTTTGACCTTCTCTTGGAAGAACTTGGAATGGCTGATTTAGCTTCCAGCAAAGCCAATGACCTTAAGGCACCTATGCCCGGAATGGTTTTAGACATTATTGTTTCTGCTGGAGACACGGTAACCAAAGGCGACAAGCTAGTAGTATTGGAAGCTATGAAAATGGAAAATGTGCTGAAGGCCGAAGGCGATGCTGTGGTGAAAGCTATTCACGCTGAAAAAGGTAAAGCTGTAGAAAAAAACCAAATTTTGGTGGAGTTTGAATCCTAA
- the rseP gene encoding RIP metalloprotease RseP, giving the protein MDIFIQASQFILSLSLLIILHEMGHFIPAKLFKTRVEKFYLFFDPWFSLVKKKIGGTEYGIGWLPLGGYVKIAGMIDESMDKEQMKQEPQPWEFRSKPAWQRLIIMIGGVTVNVILAIIIYAGMMMYYGESYLPNENLTYGVAADSTAREIGIRNGDKILSVDGVKIERFSQIPIEILLSDNGLITVERNGSIKEIQITEEDKRDLIKSQSTLVSPRVPYVVGGFTDSSVAKTAGLMEGDSIYGLDGKKVAFFDEYIGMIPGYAGQTMTLNYVRNGEEGSVEMIVPESGRIGVYAMPFTHFYDLETKHYGFFEAIPAGLNKSYTVLSDYIRQFKLILNPKTEAYKEVGGFLMIADQFDTQWNWQRFWSFTAFLSIMLAFLNILPIPALDGGHVVFVLWEMISGRKPSEKVLEYAQMVGFIILLGLIVLANGNDILKLFG; this is encoded by the coding sequence ATGGACATTTTTATACAAGCTTCTCAATTTATACTTAGCCTTTCTCTACTCATCATTTTGCACGAGATGGGGCACTTTATTCCTGCCAAACTTTTCAAGACAAGAGTTGAGAAATTCTACCTCTTTTTTGACCCGTGGTTTTCTTTGGTAAAGAAGAAAATTGGCGGTACCGAATATGGTATTGGTTGGCTTCCTCTAGGTGGTTATGTAAAAATAGCCGGAATGATAGACGAGAGCATGGACAAGGAGCAAATGAAGCAAGAGCCTCAGCCTTGGGAGTTTCGCTCTAAGCCGGCTTGGCAGCGCCTAATTATCATGATTGGTGGCGTTACCGTAAATGTAATCCTGGCCATCATCATTTATGCGGGTATGATGATGTATTATGGCGAAAGCTATTTACCAAACGAAAACCTGACCTATGGAGTAGCGGCAGACTCTACTGCACGTGAGATTGGAATAAGAAATGGAGACAAAATTCTTTCGGTAGACGGAGTTAAGATTGAACGTTTTTCTCAAATTCCAATTGAAATTCTGCTTTCTGATAATGGCTTGATCACCGTGGAGCGCAATGGCTCAATCAAAGAAATTCAGATAACTGAAGAGGATAAAAGAGACTTGATAAAATCACAAAGCACATTGGTTTCTCCAAGAGTTCCTTATGTGGTTGGTGGTTTTACCGATTCATCTGTAGCCAAAACAGCTGGCTTGATGGAGGGTGATAGCATATATGGCCTTGACGGAAAAAAGGTAGCCTTTTTTGATGAGTATATCGGCATGATTCCTGGGTACGCAGGGCAAACAATGACGCTAAACTATGTGCGAAATGGTGAGGAAGGATCTGTAGAAATGATTGTTCCTGAGAGTGGTCGCATTGGAGTTTATGCGATGCCATTCACACACTTTTACGATTTAGAAACAAAACATTACGGTTTCTTTGAAGCAATTCCTGCCGGCCTTAATAAGTCGTACACGGTGCTTAGCGATTACATCCGTCAGTTTAAATTAATCTTGAACCCAAAAACAGAAGCCTACAAGGAGGTTGGTGGTTTCTTAATGATTGCCGATCAGTTTGACACCCAATGGAACTGGCAACGCTTTTGGTCTTTCACAGCCTTTTTGAGCATTATGTTGGCCTTCCTTAATATACTTCCCATTCCTGCGCTTGATGGTGGTCATGTAGTATTTGTACTTTGGGAAATGATATCTGGCCGCAAGCCTTCTGAAAAAGTATTGGAGTATGCTCAGATGGTAGGTTTTATCATTCTGCTAGGTTTGATTGTACTGGCCAATGGAAATGACATTTTGAAGTTATTCGGGTAA
- a CDS encoding ligase-associated DNA damage response exonuclease, producing MSLLTFNKNGIYCKLADVYIDPWKPVKRALITHAHADHSRSGHQSYLAHKDSETVMRLRLGADINLETVEFGEVKTINGVKFSFHPAGHIPGSAQIRAEYKGEIWVVSGDYKVQKDGISTPFEPVACQHFITESTFGLPIYKWEEQPVVMDEINQWWQSCKEKRKVAVIGAYSLGKAQRIINHVDQGIGRIFTHGAVENTNQALREGGMEIAPTTYVSDEFAKKDFAGNLVVCPPGALGSAWMKRLGPAETAFGSGWMALRGARRRRAADRGFVLSDHADWDGLNTAVIATGAENIYVTHGYQAAYTRWLVEEYGLNAVAVKTLYEGEGAEEQEGKEVKKA from the coding sequence ATGTCACTCCTTACTTTTAATAAAAATGGAATTTATTGCAAGCTGGCCGATGTATATATCGACCCATGGAAGCCTGTAAAACGGGCCCTGATAACCCATGCACATGCAGATCACTCAAGGAGCGGGCATCAAAGTTATCTGGCTCATAAGGATAGTGAAACAGTAATGCGATTGAGACTGGGTGCAGATATCAATTTAGAAACCGTAGAATTTGGAGAAGTAAAGACTATCAATGGTGTGAAGTTCTCTTTTCACCCGGCAGGGCATATCCCCGGCTCTGCGCAAATACGTGCGGAGTATAAGGGCGAAATATGGGTGGTAAGTGGGGATTACAAAGTGCAGAAGGATGGAATTTCTACCCCGTTTGAGCCGGTGGCTTGTCAGCACTTTATAACCGAAAGCACCTTTGGCCTGCCAATTTATAAATGGGAGGAGCAGCCTGTTGTAATGGATGAAATCAATCAATGGTGGCAATCCTGCAAAGAAAAAAGAAAGGTAGCTGTGATTGGAGCATACTCATTGGGCAAAGCACAGCGTATCATTAATCATGTAGATCAAGGCATTGGAAGGATATTTACACATGGCGCGGTGGAAAATACCAATCAGGCGCTGCGAGAAGGTGGGATGGAAATAGCGCCCACCACCTATGTGAGCGATGAATTCGCAAAGAAGGATTTTGCTGGAAACTTGGTGGTATGTCCACCCGGGGCGCTTGGCAGCGCTTGGATGAAAAGGCTTGGCCCTGCTGAAACAGCATTCGGAAGTGGGTGGATGGCTTTGCGAGGAGCAAGACGTAGACGGGCGGCAGACAGGGGTTTTGTGCTAAGCGACCATGCTGATTGGGATGGTTTGAATACGGCTGTAATAGCCACTGGTGCTGAAAATATTTACGTAACGCATGGCTATCAAGCCGCCTATACGCGCTGGCTTGTGGAAGAGTACGGGCTGAATGCGGTGGCTGTGAAAACTCTTTATGAAGGAGAAGGTGCTGAAGAGCAGGAAGGAAAAGAAGTGAAAAAAGCATGA